The Felis catus isolate Fca126 chromosome X, F.catus_Fca126_mat1.0, whole genome shotgun sequence genome includes a region encoding these proteins:
- the LOC111556295 gene encoding LOW QUALITY PROTEIN: uncharacterized protein LOC111556295 (The sequence of the model RefSeq protein was modified relative to this genomic sequence to represent the inferred CDS: deleted 1 base in 1 codon; substituted 1 base at 1 genomic stop codon) — MGQTLTTPLSLTLTHFSDVQARARNLSVEVRKGRWRTFCSSEWPTLSVGWPRDGTFDLFVILQVKTKVMDPGPQGHPDQVAYILTWEDLIRNPPAWVKPFLPSCPTSQSTLLPLKTSKNRASTQTPDPPKPVLPDESQRDPLLLDALSSPPHAPEETSPPHNPLLLPPPYNSPLAPVSVLSPVPPTSPPASSSSSPSPTSSPACTSAPSSTPAPPDLTPQTPPQTPRLRLRRSDDPNGPPTWQSSLFPLRTVNRTVQYWPFSASDLYNWKTHNPSFSQEPQALTSLIESILLTHQPTWDDCQQLLQVLLTTEERQRVLLEARKNVPGPGGLPTQLPNEIDEGFPLTRPDWDYETAPGRESLRIYRQALLAGLKGAGKRPTNLAKVRTIIQGKEESPAAFMERLLEGFRMYTPFNPEAPEHKATVAMSFIDQAASDIKGKLQRLDGIQTYGLQELVREAEKVYNKRETPEEKEARLAKEQEAREERRDRKRDKHLTKILAAVVTENGTGKSGETKRRPKVGKDQCAYCKERGHWIKDCPKRPGNSKKPASVLALGEESEXGCQGSEPPPEPRLTLSVGGHPTTFLVDTGAQHSVLTKANGPLSSRTSWVQGATGRKIHKWTNRRTVDLGQGTVTHSFLVVPECPYPLLGRDLLTKLGAQIHFSETGAQVLNRDGQPIQVLTVSLQDEHRLFETPVTTNLLEAWLQDFPQAWAETGGLGRAKCQVPIIIDLKPTAMPVSIRQYPMSKEAHMGIQPHITRFLELGVLRPCRSPWNTPLLPVKKPGTRDYRPVQDLREVNKRTMDIHPTVPNPYNLLSTLSPDHTWYTVLDLKDAFFCLPLAPQSQELFAFEWRDPERGISGQLTWTRLPQGFKNSPTLFDEALHRDLTDFRTQHPEVTLLQYVDDLLLAAPTKEACILGTRHLLRELGEKGYRASAKKAQICQTKVTYLGYILSEGKRWLTPGRIETVARILPPQNPREVREFLGTAGFCRLWIPGFAELAAPLYALTKESAPFTWQEKYQSAFEALKEALLSAPALGLPDTSKPFTLFIDEKQGIAKGVLTQKLGPWKRPVAYLSKKLDPVAAGWPPCLRIMAATAMLVKDSAKLTLGQPLTVITPHALEAIVRQPPDRWITNARLTHYQALLLDTDRVQFGPPVTLNPATLLPAPEDQQSAHDCRQVLAETHGTREDLKDQELPDADHSWYTDGSSYIDSGTRRAGAAVVDGHHIIWAQSLPPGTSVQKAELIALTKALELSEGKKANIYTDSRYAFATAHTHGSIYERRGLLTSEGKEIKNKAEIIALLKALFLPRKVAIIHCPGHQKGQDPIATGNRQADQVARQVAVAETLTLTTKLEETNLTTNKYAYTPEDQEEAKAIGAILNQDTKDWEKEGKIVLPRKEALAMIQQMHAWTHLSNQKLKLLIKKTDFLIPKAGTLIEQVTSACKVCQQVNAGATRVPEGKRTRGNRPGVYWEIDFTEVKPHHAGYKYLLVFVDTFSGWVEAYPTRQETAHVVAKKILEEIFPRFGLPKVIGSDNGPAFVSQVSQGLARTLGINWKLHCAYRPQSSGQVERMNRTIKETLTKLTLETGLKDWRRLLSLALLRARNTPNRFGLTPYEILYGGPPPLSTLLNSFSPSDPKTDLQARLKGLQAVQAQIWTPLAELYRPGHPQTSHPFQVGDSVYVRRHRSQGLEPRWKGPYIVLLTTPTAIKVDGIAAWIHASHAKAAPRTPGPKAPKTWKLHRSENPLKIRLSRV, encoded by the exons atgggacagacactgactactcctctatctttgactctgactcatttctcggacGTCCAGGCAAGAGCTCGCAATCTATCCGTTGAGGTTCGAAAAGGTCGATGGCGAACTTTTTGTTCATCGGAGTGGCCCACCCTATCTgtagggtggccccgggacgggacttttgacctctttgttatattacaggttaagacgaaggtaatggatcctggaccacaaggtcatccagatcaagtggcctatatcctcacctgggaggatctcatccggaatcctccggcatgggtgaaacccttccttccttcctgccccacttctcagtctaccctccttcccctgaaaacctccaaaaaccgaGCCTCAACCCAAACTCCAGATCCGCCCAAACCGGTTCTTCCCGATGAGTCCCAAAGGGACCCCCTCCTCCTAGACGCTTTGTCTTCGCCGCCCCACGCCCCCGAAGAGACTTCAccgccccacaaccccctcttactacctccaccctataattcacccctggcccccgtctccgtcctgtccccggtgccccctacttcccctcctgcctccagttcctcctccccctccccaacttcttcccccgcctgtacgtcagccccatcctctactccagccccacccgatctaactccccagaccccacctcagaccccccgcctccgtctccggcgatcggacgacccgaacggccctcccacttggcaatcttccctgtttcctctccggacAGTCAACCGGACTGTCcaatattggccattttctgcatccgatctctataattggaaaactcataacccttccttttcccaagaaccccaggccctaaccTCACTAATAGAGtctatcctcctcacacaccagcctacctgggacgactgccagcagctcttacaggtccttttgactaccgaggaaaggcaacgagttctcctggaggcccggaaaaatgtgccggggcctggaggtcttccaactcagcttcccaatgaaatagatgaagggtttcccctcacccgcccggactgggactatgaaacggctccaggtagggagagtctccgaatctatcgccaggctctgttggcgggtctcaagggggcagggaaacggcccaccaatttggccaaggtaaggaccataatccaaggaaaagaggagagccccgcagcctttatggaacggcttctagaggggtttcggatgtatactccatttaaccccgaggctccagaacataaggctaccgtggccatgtcattcatagatcaggcagcgtctgatataaaaggaaagctccaacggctagatgggattcaaacctatgggttgcaggaactagttagggaggcagaaaaggtatataacaaaagggagaccccagaggaaaaggaggctaggctagcaaaagagcaggaagcacgggaggaacgaagagatcgaaagagagataaacatttaaccaaaatcctggcagctgtagtgacagaaaacggaacaggaaagtcaggggaaacgaaGAGGCGGCCCAAAGTAGGAAAAGACCAGTGCGCCTATTGCAAAGAACGCGGGCACTGGatcaaagactgccctaagcgcCCCGGGAACTCAAAGAAACCTGCCTCTGTGCTCGCCTTAGGCGAAGAGAGCGAATAGGGATGTCAGGGCTCC GAGcccccccccgagccccggctaaccctatctgtaggggggcatcccaccaccttcctggtggacacGGGAGCTCAACACTCGGTCTTAACCAAGGCAAATGGGCCTCTGTCCTCGCGTACCTCCTGGGTCCAAGgagcgacaggaagaaaaattcacaaatggactaacCGCCGCACGGTTGACTTAGGGCAAGGGACGGTGACACACTCCTTTCTGGTGGTACCCGAATGCCCGTACCCCCTTCTGGGACgagacctcctaaccaagcttGGAGCCCAGATACACTTCTCCGAAACGGGGGCCCAAGTGCTAAACCGGGATGGCCAGCCTATCCAAGtcttaactgtgtccttacaagacgaacacagactttttgaaaccccggtcaccactaacctcctcgaagcctggctgcaggactttccccaagcctgggcagaaacgggagggctcggtcgagccaaatgccaagtcccaatcataattgacctaaagcccacggcaatgcctgtgtctatcaggcagtatcccatgagcaaggaggctcatatgggcattcagccacacattactagatttctagagcttggggtcctgcgaccTTGCCGCTCACCTTGGAATACCCCTCTTTTACCAGTAAAAAAACCTGGCACCCGGGACTACAGGCCCGTCCAAGACTTAAGAGAAgtcaacaaaaggactatggatatccaccctacggtccccaatccctataacttgctcagcaccctgagcccagaccacacctggtacacagtactggacctaaaagatgcgttcttttgcttacccttggccccccagagccaggaactgtttgcttttgaatggagggaccctgaaagaggaatttcaggccaattaacctggacccgcttaccccaagggttcaaaaactcccccactctctttgatgaggctcttcacagggacctaactgacttccggactcaacatccagaagtaactctactccaatatgtggatgaccttcttctggccgcccccacaaaagaagcctgcatactaggtaccagacatctgctccgggaattaggagaaaaaggataccgggcatccgccaagaaggcccagatttgccaaaccaaggtaacctacctggggtacatactgagtgaggggaaaagatggctcacccctgggcgaatagaaactgtggctcgcattctgccgccccagaaccccagagaggtacgtgaattcctgggaactgctgggttctgtcgcttatggatacctgggttcgctgagctagccgcccccctctatgccctcacgaaagagagtgcacccttcacctggcaggaaaaatatcagtcagcctttgaggccctaaaagaggccctcctctccgccccggctctcgggttgccagacacctccaagccctttacccttttcatagacgagaaacaaggaattgccaaaggagttctaacccaaaaattagggccctggaagaggccagtagcatacctgtccaaaaagttggaccctgtggcagcggggtggcccccatgtcttcgtatcatggcagccactgctatgctggtcaaggactctgccaaattaacccttggacagccactaactgttatcaccccgcatgctttagaggccatagtgcggcagccaccggaccgatggataaccaacgcacgcctaacccactaccaggccctcctactggacacagaccgcgtccaatttggacctccggttaccttgaaccctgccacgttgctaccggcaccggaagaccaacagagcgcacacgattgccggcaagtactggctgagacccatgggacacgggaagaccttaaagatcaagagctcccagatgcggatcactcttggtatacggacgggagcagttacatcgactcaggtacccggagggcgggagcggcggtagtagatggccaccacatcatatgggcacaatcACTACCTCCTGGCACGTCTGTACAAAAGGCCGAGCTGATAGcgctcaccaaggccctagaactatccgaagggaaaaaggctaacatatacacagatagccgatatgcctttgcaacggctcatacacatgggagtatttatgaaagaaggggcctactaacctcagaaggaaaagaaattaaaaacaaagctgaaatcattgcattattaaaggccctttttcttccccgaaaagtagccataattcattgccccgggcatcagaaaggacaagacccaattgcaacaggaaatagacaggcagaccaagtagccaggcaagtcgctgtggcagaaacgttgactttgaccacaaaacttgaagaaaccaatcttacgaccaacaaatatgcttacaccccagaagaccaggaagaggcaaaggccataggggctatactgaatcaggacactaaagactgggaaaaagaaggaaagatagtccttccccgaaaggaagccctggcaatgatccaacaaatgcacgcctggacacatttaagtaatcagaagctgaagttactgattaaaaaaactgacttcttaatccctaaggcaggcaccctcatagaacaggtaacctccgcctgtaaggtctgtcaacaggtaaacgctggggctacccgagtgccggaaggaaaacggactcgtggtaaccgcccaggagtctattgggaaatagactttactgaagtaaagcctcaccatgcggggtataagtacctattagtgtttgtagacaccttttcaggatgggtagaagcctaccccacccgacaggaaacggcacacgtggtagccaagaagattttagaagaaatcttccccagatttggacttcccaaggtaatcgggtcagataacgggccggccttcgtttcccaggtaagtcaggggctcgccaggacactggggattaattggaaattacactgtgcatataggccccagagctcaggacaggtagaaagaatgaatagaacaataaaagagacccttactaaattgaccttagagactggcttaaaagattggagacgcctcctatctctggctttgttaagagccagaaatacgcccaaccgtttcgggctcaccccgtatgaaatcctttatgggggacccccccctttgtcaaccttgctcaattccttctccccctccgatcctaagactgatttacaagcccgactaaaagggctgcaagcggtgcaggcccaaatctggacacccctggccgaactgtaccggccaggacatccacaaactagccacccatttcaggtaggagactccgtgtacgtccggcggcaccgctctcaaggattggagcctcgttggaagggaccttacatcgtcctgctgaccacgcccaccgcCATAAAGGTTGACGGGATCGCCGCCTGGATTCACGCATCGCACGCCAAGGCAGCCCCAAGAACCCCTGGACCGAAAgctcccaaaacctggaagctccaccgttcggagaaccctcttaagataagactctcccgtgtctga